The Aphis gossypii isolate Hap1 chromosome 3, ASM2018417v2, whole genome shotgun sequence genome includes a region encoding these proteins:
- the LOC114129243 gene encoding zinc finger protein 436-like isoform X1: MICFAQINMTEVLKASELRVPMPPENMSINRDRSGEHHQNMDGPPQPAHAHFTPPTSVSDLELLQHRVNWGTFSDPTKVCSSLMLQLGGAAAAVGSGQGGSSGNNQTNGNNERRTHITGSSLMLQLGGAAVATAPSSASGGTQISGSSGERRTHITDSPFHCDICGKYFSRKDHFKNHVMWHTGETPHRCDYCAKTFTRKEHLVNHVRQHTGGIQNAAEYSMNMEPGPSTYRETPHHCNYCPKSFTRKDHMVYHERQHTGETPFPCQYCPKAFTRKDHLVNHVRRHTGESPHKCTYCLKVFTRKEHLTNHIRQHTGETPHHCNYCSKSFTRKDHMVYHERQHTGETPFPCQYCPKAFTRKDHLVNHIRRHTGESPHKCTFCMKSFTRKENLTNHIRQHTGESPHRCHFCPKTFTRKEHLTCHIRIHTGESPHACEFCNRTFARKEHLKRHVRQHAPGAEYNCIICSEVFSAKEPLLEHMLTHPRDCPYVCTDCGKAFRLKGNLLFHQRSHQKGMPADRPFRCDLCPKDFMCKGHLVSHRRSHTNTKQQFQSGQFTKDHGTNASFMLKHLMKQENVSEMIGLHQPHPMPQHSVSVGTQVGLPVLPPPPNLHLPPPTAASLLAAVT, encoded by the exons ATGATCTGTTTTGCTCAGATTAACATGACTGAAGTGCTGAAAGCTAGTGAATTAAGGGTTCCAATGCCACCAGAAAATATGAGCATAAATAGAGATCGAAGCGGAGAACATCATCAAAATATGGATGGTCCACCACAACCTGCACATGCTCATTTCACACCTCCAACTTCAGTTTCTGATTTAGAATTACTGCAACATAGAGTCAATTGGGGTACATTTA GTGATCCCACAAAAGTATGCTCTAGTCTTATGCTTCAACTTGGAGGAGCTGCAGCTGCTGTTGGTTCAGGTCAAGGAGGTTCATCTGGTAATAATCAGACTAATGGTAATAATGAACGTCGTACACACATCACAGGCTCTAGTCTCATGTTACAATTGGGAGGAGCAGCGGTAGCAACCGCACCGAGTAGCGCATCCGGCGGTACACAAATATCAGGTTCAAGTGGTGAACGCAGAACCCATATTACGGATTCACCATTTCATTGTGACATATGTGGAAAATATTTCTCCAGAAAAgatcatttcaaaaatcatgTAATGTGGCATACAGGTGAAACACCACATAGATGTGACTATTGCGCCAAAACATTTACACGCAAAGAACATTTGGTTAATCATGTGAGACAACATActg GTGGTATACAAAACGCTGCCGAATATTCTATGAACATGGAGCCTGGTCCTTCTACTTATC GTGAAACTCCTCACCACTGCAATTACTGCCCAAAATCGTTCACGCGTAAAGATCACATGGTTTACCACGAGCGTCAACACACAGGAGAAACGCCGTTCCCGTGCCAGTACTGTCCAAAGGCGTTCACACGCAAGGACCATTTGGTGAACCACGTCAGACGTCATACAGGCGAGTCACCACACAAATGCACTTATTGTTTAAAAGTGTTTACGAGAAAGGAGCATCTGACCAATCACATCCGCCAACATACGG GTGAAACACCTCACCACTGCAATTACTGCTCGAAATCGTTCACGCGTAAAGACCACATGGTTTACCACGAGCGTCAACACACAGGAGAAACGCCGTTCCCGTGCCAATACTGTCCGAAGGCGTTCACGCGTAAAGATCATCTGGTTAACCACATCAGGCGGCACACCGGCGAATCGCCGCACAAGTGCACATTCTGCATGAAGTCGTTCACCAGAAAAGAGAACCTGACCAACCACATCCGTCAGCACACTGGTGAGTCACCACACCGATGTCATTTTTGTCCTAAAACGTTTACGCGCAAAGAACATCTTACTTGTCATATTCGTATTCACACAGGCGAATCGCCACACGCTTGCGAATTCTGTAATCGAACCTTTGCACGCAAAGAACATCTGAAACGTCACGTGCGCCAGCACGCGCCGGGGGCAGAGTACAATTGTATCATCTGCTCCGAGGTGTTCTCTGCCAAGGAACCGTTGCTCGAACACATGTTGACCCATCCCCGCGATTGTCCGTACGTGTGCACCGACTGCGGCAAGGCGTTCCGCCTCAAGGGCAACCTCCTGTTCCATCAGAGGTCCCATCAGAAGGGCATGCCGGCCGATCGTCCGTTCCGGTGTGATCTGTGCCCCAAGGATTTCATGTGCAAAGGACACTTAGTGTCGCACCGGCGCAGTCACACCAATACTAAACAACAATTTCAGTCTGGACAATTTACAAAAGACCATGGCACCAATGCCTCGTTCATGTTGAAACACTTGATGAAGCAAGAGAACGTGTCGGAAATGATCGGCCTGCATCAGCCCCATCCAATGCCCCAGCACTCTGTCAGTGTGGGCACACAAGTTGGACTGCCTGTTCTTCCTCCGCCTCCAAACCTCCATCTTCCCCCGCCAACCGCCGCTAGCCTGTTAGCCGCAGTCACGTAA
- the LOC114129243 gene encoding gastrula zinc finger protein XlCGF57.1-like isoform X2: MTEVLKASELRVPMPPENMSINRDRSGEHHQNMDGPPQPAHAHFTPPTSVSDLELLQHRVNWGTFSDPTKVCSSLMLQLGGAAAAVGSGQGGSSGNNQTNGNNERRTHITGSSLMLQLGGAAVATAPSSASGGTQISGSSGERRTHITDSPFHCDICGKYFSRKDHFKNHVMWHTGETPHRCDYCAKTFTRKEHLVNHVRQHTGGIQNAAEYSMNMEPGPSTYRETPHHCNYCPKSFTRKDHMVYHERQHTGETPFPCQYCPKAFTRKDHLVNHVRRHTGESPHKCTYCLKVFTRKEHLTNHIRQHTGETPHHCNYCSKSFTRKDHMVYHERQHTGETPFPCQYCPKAFTRKDHLVNHIRRHTGESPHKCTFCMKSFTRKENLTNHIRQHTGESPHRCHFCPKTFTRKEHLTCHIRIHTGESPHACEFCNRTFARKEHLKRHVRQHAPGAEYNCIICSEVFSAKEPLLEHMLTHPRDCPYVCTDCGKAFRLKGNLLFHQRSHQKGMPADRPFRCDLCPKDFMCKGHLVSHRRSHTNTKQQFQSGQFTKDHGTNASFMLKHLMKQENVSEMIGLHQPHPMPQHSVSVGTQVGLPVLPPPPNLHLPPPTAASLLAAVT; encoded by the exons ATGACTGAAGTGCTGAAAGCTAGTGAATTAAGGGTTCCAATGCCACCAGAAAATATGAGCATAAATAGAGATCGAAGCGGAGAACATCATCAAAATATGGATGGTCCACCACAACCTGCACATGCTCATTTCACACCTCCAACTTCAGTTTCTGATTTAGAATTACTGCAACATAGAGTCAATTGGGGTACATTTA GTGATCCCACAAAAGTATGCTCTAGTCTTATGCTTCAACTTGGAGGAGCTGCAGCTGCTGTTGGTTCAGGTCAAGGAGGTTCATCTGGTAATAATCAGACTAATGGTAATAATGAACGTCGTACACACATCACAGGCTCTAGTCTCATGTTACAATTGGGAGGAGCAGCGGTAGCAACCGCACCGAGTAGCGCATCCGGCGGTACACAAATATCAGGTTCAAGTGGTGAACGCAGAACCCATATTACGGATTCACCATTTCATTGTGACATATGTGGAAAATATTTCTCCAGAAAAgatcatttcaaaaatcatgTAATGTGGCATACAGGTGAAACACCACATAGATGTGACTATTGCGCCAAAACATTTACACGCAAAGAACATTTGGTTAATCATGTGAGACAACATActg GTGGTATACAAAACGCTGCCGAATATTCTATGAACATGGAGCCTGGTCCTTCTACTTATC GTGAAACTCCTCACCACTGCAATTACTGCCCAAAATCGTTCACGCGTAAAGATCACATGGTTTACCACGAGCGTCAACACACAGGAGAAACGCCGTTCCCGTGCCAGTACTGTCCAAAGGCGTTCACACGCAAGGACCATTTGGTGAACCACGTCAGACGTCATACAGGCGAGTCACCACACAAATGCACTTATTGTTTAAAAGTGTTTACGAGAAAGGAGCATCTGACCAATCACATCCGCCAACATACGG GTGAAACACCTCACCACTGCAATTACTGCTCGAAATCGTTCACGCGTAAAGACCACATGGTTTACCACGAGCGTCAACACACAGGAGAAACGCCGTTCCCGTGCCAATACTGTCCGAAGGCGTTCACGCGTAAAGATCATCTGGTTAACCACATCAGGCGGCACACCGGCGAATCGCCGCACAAGTGCACATTCTGCATGAAGTCGTTCACCAGAAAAGAGAACCTGACCAACCACATCCGTCAGCACACTGGTGAGTCACCACACCGATGTCATTTTTGTCCTAAAACGTTTACGCGCAAAGAACATCTTACTTGTCATATTCGTATTCACACAGGCGAATCGCCACACGCTTGCGAATTCTGTAATCGAACCTTTGCACGCAAAGAACATCTGAAACGTCACGTGCGCCAGCACGCGCCGGGGGCAGAGTACAATTGTATCATCTGCTCCGAGGTGTTCTCTGCCAAGGAACCGTTGCTCGAACACATGTTGACCCATCCCCGCGATTGTCCGTACGTGTGCACCGACTGCGGCAAGGCGTTCCGCCTCAAGGGCAACCTCCTGTTCCATCAGAGGTCCCATCAGAAGGGCATGCCGGCCGATCGTCCGTTCCGGTGTGATCTGTGCCCCAAGGATTTCATGTGCAAAGGACACTTAGTGTCGCACCGGCGCAGTCACACCAATACTAAACAACAATTTCAGTCTGGACAATTTACAAAAGACCATGGCACCAATGCCTCGTTCATGTTGAAACACTTGATGAAGCAAGAGAACGTGTCGGAAATGATCGGCCTGCATCAGCCCCATCCAATGCCCCAGCACTCTGTCAGTGTGGGCACACAAGTTGGACTGCCTGTTCTTCCTCCGCCTCCAAACCTCCATCTTCCCCCGCCAACCGCCGCTAGCCTGTTAGCCGCAGTCACGTAA
- the LOC114129243 gene encoding zinc finger protein 260-like isoform X3, producing MICFAQINMTEVLKASELRVPMPPENMSINRDRSGEHHQNMDGPPQPAHAHFTPPTSVSDLELLQHRVNWGTFSDPTKVCSSLMLQLGGAAAAVGSGQGGSSGNNQTNGNNERRTHITGSSLMLQLGGAAVATAPSSASGGTQISGSSGERRTHITDSPFHCDICGKYFSRKDHFKNHVMWHTGETPHRCDYCAKTFTRKEHLVNHVRQHTGETPHHCNYCPKSFTRKDHMVYHERQHTGETPFPCQYCPKAFTRKDHLVNHVRRHTGESPHKCTYCLKVFTRKEHLTNHIRQHTGESPHRCHFCPKTFTRKEHLTCHIRIHTGESPHACEFCNRTFTRKEHLKRHMRQHIPGSEYNCLICDETMPTKEQLLEHMASHPQDFPYVCTDCGKSFRLKGNLLFHLRSHQKGMPMDRPFQCDLCPKDFMFKGHLVSHRRSHTGETPHHCNYCSKSFTRKDHMVYHERQHTGETPFPCQYCPKAFTRKDHLVNHIRRHTGESPHKCTFCMKSFTRKENLTNHIRQHTGESPHRCHFCPKTFTRKEHLTCHIRIHTGESPHACEFCNRTFARKEHLKRHVRQHAPGAEYNCIICSEVFSAKEPLLEHMLTHPRDCPYVCTDCGKAFRLKGNLLFHQRSHQKGMPADRPFRCDLCPKDFMCKGHLVSHRRSHTNTKQQFQSGQFTKDHGTNASFMLKHLMKQENVSEMIGLHQPHPMPQHSVSVGTQVGLPVLPPPPNLHLPPPTAASLLAAVT from the exons ATGATCTGTTTTGCTCAGATTAACATGACTGAAGTGCTGAAAGCTAGTGAATTAAGGGTTCCAATGCCACCAGAAAATATGAGCATAAATAGAGATCGAAGCGGAGAACATCATCAAAATATGGATGGTCCACCACAACCTGCACATGCTCATTTCACACCTCCAACTTCAGTTTCTGATTTAGAATTACTGCAACATAGAGTCAATTGGGGTACATTTA GTGATCCCACAAAAGTATGCTCTAGTCTTATGCTTCAACTTGGAGGAGCTGCAGCTGCTGTTGGTTCAGGTCAAGGAGGTTCATCTGGTAATAATCAGACTAATGGTAATAATGAACGTCGTACACACATCACAGGCTCTAGTCTCATGTTACAATTGGGAGGAGCAGCGGTAGCAACCGCACCGAGTAGCGCATCCGGCGGTACACAAATATCAGGTTCAAGTGGTGAACGCAGAACCCATATTACGGATTCACCATTTCATTGTGACATATGTGGAAAATATTTCTCCAGAAAAgatcatttcaaaaatcatgTAATGTGGCATACAGGTGAAACACCACATAGATGTGACTATTGCGCCAAAACATTTACACGCAAAGAACATTTGGTTAATCATGTGAGACAACATActg GTGAAACTCCTCACCACTGCAATTACTGCCCAAAATCGTTCACGCGTAAAGATCACATGGTTTACCACGAGCGTCAACACACAGGAGAAACGCCGTTCCCGTGCCAGTACTGTCCAAAGGCGTTCACACGCAAGGACCATTTGGTGAACCACGTCAGACGTCATACAGGCGAGTCACCACACAAATGCACTTATTGTTTAAAAGTGTTTACGAGAAAGGAGCATCTGACCAATCACATCCGCCAACATACGGGTGAGTCACCACACCGATGTCACTTTTGTCCTAAAACCTTCACGCGTAAAGAACACCTTACTTGTCATATTCGTATTCATACAGGCGAGTCTCCACATGCTTGTGAATTCTGTAATCGTACTTTTACACGTAAAGAACATTTAAAGCGTCACATGCGCCAGCATATTCCTGGTTCTGAGTATAATTGTCTTATATGTGATGAAACTATGCCCACCAAAGAGCAATTGCTTGAACATATGGCATCCCACCCACAAGATTTCCCTTATGTATGTACAGATTGTGGGAAATCATTCAGGCTTAAAGGAAATCTTTTGTTTCACTTGCGTTCCCACCAAAAAGGTATGCCTATGGATCGACCATTTCAGTGTGATCTGTGCCCTAAGGATTTCATGTTTAAAGGCCATCTAGTTTCACATCGTCGTAGCCATAC AGGTGAAACACCTCACCACTGCAATTACTGCTCGAAATCGTTCACGCGTAAAGACCACATGGTTTACCACGAGCGTCAACACACAGGAGAAACGCCGTTCCCGTGCCAATACTGTCCGAAGGCGTTCACGCGTAAAGATCATCTGGTTAACCACATCAGGCGGCACACCGGCGAATCGCCGCACAAGTGCACATTCTGCATGAAGTCGTTCACCAGAAAAGAGAACCTGACCAACCACATCCGTCAGCACACTGGTGAGTCACCACACCGATGTCATTTTTGTCCTAAAACGTTTACGCGCAAAGAACATCTTACTTGTCATATTCGTATTCACACAGGCGAATCGCCACACGCTTGCGAATTCTGTAATCGAACCTTTGCACGCAAAGAACATCTGAAACGTCACGTGCGCCAGCACGCGCCGGGGGCAGAGTACAATTGTATCATCTGCTCCGAGGTGTTCTCTGCCAAGGAACCGTTGCTCGAACACATGTTGACCCATCCCCGCGATTGTCCGTACGTGTGCACCGACTGCGGCAAGGCGTTCCGCCTCAAGGGCAACCTCCTGTTCCATCAGAGGTCCCATCAGAAGGGCATGCCGGCCGATCGTCCGTTCCGGTGTGATCTGTGCCCCAAGGATTTCATGTGCAAAGGACACTTAGTGTCGCACCGGCGCAGTCACACCAATACTAAACAACAATTTCAGTCTGGACAATTTACAAAAGACCATGGCACCAATGCCTCGTTCATGTTGAAACACTTGATGAAGCAAGAGAACGTGTCGGAAATGATCGGCCTGCATCAGCCCCATCCAATGCCCCAGCACTCTGTCAGTGTGGGCACACAAGTTGGACTGCCTGTTCTTCCTCCGCCTCCAAACCTCCATCTTCCCCCGCCAACCGCCGCTAGCCTGTTAGCCGCAGTCACGTAA